From Candidatus Rokuibacteriota bacterium, the proteins below share one genomic window:
- a CDS encoding ABC transporter permease yields MRSYIVRRLAIALVTLLGMSIVIFALMRLAPGNIVDVIFESAGYVNPADKKLLEKELGIDKPVVVQYLDWLGSILRGDLGKSYRYELPAWQIIKPRIPITVELAVLSLLISVLLGVPTGVISAVRQDTRLDYILRVFSLAGLSMPSFWLGMVIILALVAWVGWIPPMVYVPPGEDLKIHLVQFLLPALAVGYRSSALLMRITRSSVLEVMREDYIRTAWAKGLRDAVVIWRHALKNAFLPVITVIGIEFAFLIGGLVVTETVFNLPGVARYLVEAILWRDYPVVQNLVMFIAIVVILTNLFVDMLYGWFDPRVRYGE; encoded by the coding sequence GTGAGAAGCTACATCGTGCGCCGCTTGGCGATCGCGCTGGTCACCCTGCTGGGGATGTCGATCGTCATCTTCGCCCTCATGCGCCTGGCCCCCGGCAACATCGTGGACGTCATTTTCGAGTCCGCGGGCTACGTGAACCCGGCGGACAAGAAGCTCCTCGAGAAGGAGCTCGGGATCGACAAGCCGGTCGTGGTTCAGTACCTGGACTGGTTGGGCTCGATCCTCCGCGGTGACCTCGGGAAGTCCTACCGCTACGAGCTCCCGGCCTGGCAGATCATCAAGCCCCGCATCCCGATCACGGTCGAGCTGGCCGTGCTCTCCCTCCTGATCTCGGTCCTGCTCGGGGTGCCGACCGGAGTGATCAGCGCGGTCCGCCAGGACACGCGGCTCGACTACATCCTCCGCGTCTTCAGCCTGGCCGGCCTCTCGATGCCGTCGTTCTGGCTCGGAATGGTGATCATCCTGGCCCTGGTGGCGTGGGTCGGGTGGATCCCGCCGATGGTGTACGTCCCGCCCGGCGAGGATCTCAAGATCCACCTGGTCCAGTTCCTCCTCCCCGCCCTGGCCGTGGGCTACCGCTCCTCCGCGCTCCTCATGCGGATCACCCGCTCCTCGGTGCTCGAAGTCATGCGGGAGGACTACATCCGGACGGCCTGGGCCAAAGGGCTTCGCGACGCCGTGGTGATCTGGCGCCACGCGCTCAAGAATGCCTTCCTCCCCGTGATCACCGTGATCGGCATCGAGTTCGCGTTCCTGATCGGGGGCCTGGTCGTGACGGAGACGGTGTTCAACCTCCCCGGCGTGGCGCGCTACCTGGTGGAGGCTATCCTCTGGCGCGACTACCCGGTTGTGCAGAACCTGGTCATGTTCATCGCGATCGTGGTGATCCTCACCAACCTGTTCGTGGACATGCTCTACGGGTGGTTCGACCCGCGGGTGCGCTATGGCGAATAG
- a CDS encoding ABC transporter permease produces the protein MANRHTAVTAEGIELAAPVGVSLPRAGLWTLLLRFCRKKPLGAAGGFLMLVMVATAGFADFLATADPVTTNAAHTLAKPSAQFWLGSDHLGRDIYSRIVYGARVSLIVGAVSTLLGSILGGIIGLLSGYLGGKTDLIAQRVMDILQGLPLLVLALVMAAALGPSIPNVIIAISIPIIPRAARVIRSSVLAIREFAYIEAARALGVGHLSIAFRHILPNTVGPFIVLATAQLGSAILVEAALSFLGLGVPEPAPSWGRMLSVSATEYAQKAPHLVLFPGFAISLAVFGSNLLGDALRDVLDPRLRGA, from the coding sequence ATGGCGAATAGGCACACGGCGGTGACGGCCGAAGGGATCGAGCTGGCAGCCCCCGTAGGGGTCAGCCTCCCGCGCGCCGGCCTCTGGACCCTCCTCCTGCGCTTCTGCCGGAAGAAGCCGCTGGGCGCCGCCGGCGGGTTCCTGATGCTCGTGATGGTGGCGACGGCGGGCTTCGCCGACTTCCTGGCCACCGCGGATCCGGTCACCACAAACGCAGCCCACACCCTGGCGAAGCCCTCGGCCCAGTTCTGGCTGGGCTCGGACCACCTGGGCCGGGACATCTACAGCCGGATCGTCTACGGCGCGCGCGTCTCGCTCATCGTGGGTGCCGTGTCCACGCTGCTCGGCTCGATCCTGGGGGGGATCATCGGGCTCCTGTCCGGCTACCTGGGCGGGAAGACCGACCTGATCGCCCAGCGCGTGATGGACATCCTCCAGGGCTTGCCGCTCCTGGTGCTCGCGCTCGTCATGGCCGCCGCGCTCGGCCCGTCGATCCCCAACGTCATCATCGCCATCTCGATCCCGATCATCCCCCGCGCCGCGCGCGTGATCCGGTCGAGCGTCCTCGCGATCCGGGAGTTCGCCTACATCGAGGCGGCGCGCGCGCTCGGCGTCGGTCACCTGAGCATCGCCTTCCGACACATCCTGCCGAACACTGTGGGGCCGTTCATCGTGCTGGCCACGGCCCAGCTCGGGAGCGCCATCCTGGTCGAGGCCGCGCTGTCCTTCCTCGGGCTCGGCGTCCCGGAGCCCGCCCCCTCGTGGGGACGGATGCTCTCGGTCTCCGCCACCGAGTACGCCCAGAAGGCGCCTCACCTGGTGCTCTTCCCGGGCTTCGCGATCAGCCTCGCGGTTTTCGGCTCGAACCTCCTGGGTGATGCCCTTCGCGACGTGCTTGACCCCAGGCTCAGGGGAGCGTAA